One Gossypium raimondii isolate GPD5lz chromosome 3, ASM2569854v1, whole genome shotgun sequence genomic window carries:
- the LOC105796415 gene encoding pentatricopeptide repeat-containing protein At1g06710, mitochondrial, with amino-acid sequence MQMRKRLLNPLLFYSKSLPFSPQNPQLPYQFFFSPITQFISTSSADNLNGLIDPDDPFPMQNNPRVEPVSSQDFAFLRADSVPPSQKKVDAGKFSNDAVLIANAILSDNGEFEDKTQIVLRQFRERINEKLVVEVLNLVKLKPELGVKFFIWAGRQIGYSHTSAVFNSLLDLLESSNSDHVHEKFLLEIRNDDKEVLKKLLNLLIGRYCKNGLWNMALEELGRLKDFGYKPSRATYCALVQVFLQADRLDTAYLVYREMSDAGFHMDGYTLRCYAYSLCRMGQWREALTLIEKEECKPDTAFYTKMISGLCEASLFEEAMDFLNRMRANSCIPNVVTYRVLLCGCLNKRQLGRCKRVLNMMITEGCYPSPSIFSSLVHAYCKSGDYSYAFKLLKKMTKCGCQPGYVVYNILIGGICGNEELPSSDVLELAENAYNEMLAAGVILNKINVSNFARCLCGVGKFEKACNIIHEMMRKGFIPDTSTYSKVIAHLCNASKVEKAFLLFGEMKKNCVVPDVYTYTILIDSFCKAGLIEQAHNWFDEMVKVGCAPNVVTYTALIHAYLKARKVSKADELFEMMLSKGCIPNVVTYTALIDGHCKAGQIEKACQIYARMCTNAEIPDVDLYFKVVDSDAKTPNVFTYGALVDGLCKAHKVKEAHDLLEAMSVVGCKPNQVVYDALIDGFCKVGKLDEAQEVFSKMSEHGYSPNIYTYSSLIDRLFKDKRLDLALKVLSKMLENSCAPNVVIYTEMIDGLCKAGKTDEAYKLMLMMEEKGCYPNVVTYTAMIDGFGKAGKINKSLELLEEMGSKGVAPNFITYSVMINHCCIVGLLDKAYELLEEMKQTYWPRHIASYRKVIEGFNKEFIMSLGLLDEVGKSESLPVIPVYRVLIYNFIKAGRLEMALQLHHEIASFSQVPAAYCSTYNALIQSLSLARKVNKAFELYADMTRMGGVPELSTFIHLIKGLITVNKWEEALQLSDSFCQMDIQWLQEKETPDAA; translated from the exons atgcAAATGAGAAAAAGATTGCTTAACcctcttttattttactcaaaatcaCTGCCTTTTTCCCCTCAAAATCCCCAACTTCCCTACCAATTCTTCTTCTCCCCAATTACTCAATTCATTTCCACTTCTTCCGCTGACAATCTAAATGGTCTAATCGATCCAGATGACCCGTTTCCGATGCAAAACAACCCACGGGTCGAGCCCGTTTCATCCCAAGACTTCGCCTTTTTAAGAGCTGATTCAGTTCCTCCTTCACAGAAAAAAGTTGATGCTGGTAAGTTTTCAAACGATGCTGTTTTGATTGCGAATGCCATTTTGAGTGATAACGGGGAGTTTGAGGACAAAACCCAGATAGTTCTTAGGCAATTTAGAGAAAGAATCAACGAAAAATTGGTTGTTGAAGTTTTGAACTTGGTGAAACTGAAACCCGAATTGGGTGTAAAGTTTTTCATTTGGGCTGGGAGGCAAATTGGGTATAGTCATACTTCTGCTGTGTTTAATTCTTTGCTTGATTTATTAGAATCTAGTAACAGTGACCATGTTCATGAGAAATTTTTGTTGGAAATTAGGAATGATGATAAAGAAGTACTGAAAAAGTTGCTCAATTTATTGATTGGAAGGTATTGCAAAAATGGGTTGTGGAATATGGCATTAGAGGAATTAGGTAGGCTTAAGGATTTTGGTTACAAGCCATCTAGAGCGACTTATTGTGCATTGGTTCAAGTGTTTTTGCAAGCTGATAGGTTAGATACTGCCTATTTGGTTTATAGAGAGATGTCGGATGCCGGGTTTCACATGGATGGTTATACACTAAGGTGTTATGCGTATTCCCTTTGTAGGATGGGGCAATGGAGGGAGGCCCTTACGTTGATAGAGAAGGAAGAATGCAAGCCGGATACTGCTTTTTACACAAAAATGATATCCGGTTTGTGTGAAGCTTCGCTTTTTGAAGAAGCTATGGACTTCTTGAATAGAATGCGTGCTAATTCTTGCATTCCTAATGTTGTGACGTACAGGGTTTTGCTTTGTGGTTGTTTGAATAAGAGACAACTTGGTAGGTGTAAGAGAGTCCTTAACATGATGATTACGGAAGGTTGTTATCCAAGTCCTAGCATATTTAGTTCTCTTGTTCATGCTTATTGCAAATCTGGAGATTATTCTTATGCGTTTAAATTGCTAAAGAAAATGACCAAATGTGGGTGCCAACCAGGCTATGTGGTTTATAACATATTGATTGGTGGCATTTGCGGGAATGAGGAGTTACCAAGCTCAGATGTGCTAGAATTGGCTGAGAACGCTTATAATGAAATGCTTGCTGCTGGAGTTATCCTAAATAAGATCAATGTTAGCAATTTTGCCAGGTGTCTATGTGGTGTTGGGAAATTTGAGAAAGCATGTAACATTATTCATGAAATGATGCGTAAAGGCTTTATACCTGATACTAGTACATACTCCAAAGTGATTGCTCATTTGTGTAATGCCTCTAAAGTAGAAAAGGCTTTTCTATTGTTCGgggaaatgaaaaagaattgtGTCGTACCTGATGTATATACATACACtattttaattgatagtttTTGTAAAGCTGGTCTTATTGAACAAGCACATAATTGGTTCGATGAGATGGTAAAGGTTGGATGCGCCCCTAATGTGGTGACGTACACTGCTCTAATACATGCTTATCTTAAAGCAAGGAAGGTGTCCAAGGCTGATGAACTCTTCGAGATGATGTTGTCTAAGGGTTGCATTCCAAATGTTGTTACATATACAGCTTTGATTGATGGTCATTGCAAAGCTGGGCAGATTGAGAAAGCTTGTCAGATTTATGCTAGAATGTGCACTAATGCAGAAATCCCGGATgtagatttatattttaaagtgGTTGACAGTGATGCCAAAACACCAAATGTTTTCACATATGGAGCTTTAGTGGATGGTTTATGCAAGGCTCACAAGGTCAAAGAGGCACACGATTTATTGGAAGCCATGTCAGTAGTTGGTTGTAAGCCAAACCAAGTTGTGTATGATGCTCTTATTGATGGATTTTGCAAGGTCGGAAAGCTAGATGAAGCACAAGAGGTGTTTTCCAAGATGTCTGAGCATGGTTATAGTCCAAATATTTATACGTACAGTTCATTAATTGACAGGTTGTTTAAAGATAAACGGCTAGACCTTGCTTTAAAAGTCTTATCCAAAATGCTTGAAAATTCTTGCGCTCCTAATGTTGTTATATACACAGAAATGATTGATGGCCTATGTAAGGCTGGTAAAACAGATGAGGCCTATAAGCTTATGTTGATGATGGAAGAAAAGGGGTGCTATCCTAATGTGGTGACTTACACTGCGATGATAGATGGCTTCGGCAAAGCAGGTAAAATCAACAAAAGCCTTGAACTTTTAGAAGAAATGGGTTCCAAGGGTGTTGCTCCGAATTTCATCACGTATAGTGTTATGATAAACCACTGTTGTATCGTTGGCCTATTAGATAAGGCTTATGAACTTTTGGAAGAGATGAAACAGACATACTGGCCTAGGCATATCGCAAGCTACCGTAAGGTCATTGAAGGTTTCAACAAAGAGTTCATAATGTCCCTAGGGCTTTTAGATGAGGTTGGAAAAAGTGAATCTCTGCCGGTCATTCCTGTTTATAGAGTgcttatctataattttataaaggcTGGGAGACTAGAGATGGCTTTACAGCTTCATCATGAGATAGCGTCATTTTCACAAGTTCCTGCAGCATATTGTAGTACATATAATGCCCTTATTCAGAGCCTTTCACTTGCGCGTAAGGTTAACAAGGCCTTTGAATTGTATGCGGACATGACAAGGATGGGTGGAGTTCCTGAGCTAAGTACATTTATTCACCTTATTAAGGGCCTCATCACAGTGAACAAGTGGGAAGAAGCACTTCAGCTTTCAGATAGCTTCTGTCAGATG GATATTCAATGGCTTCAAGAAAAAGAGACTCCTGATGCAGCTTAG
- the LOC105796416 gene encoding PTI1-like tyrosine-protein kinase 3, whose product MRRWLCCSCQAEESYQAHENEHLKAPKDHTDGNHRNSRVAAPVKPEVQKSPPPIEVPALSLEDLKEKTDNFGSKALIGEGSYGRVYYASLNNGKAVAVKKLDVSTESESNVEFLTQVSMVSRLKHDNFVELQGYCVEGNLRVLAYEFATMGSLHDILHGRKGVQGAQPGPVLDWMQRVRIAVDAARGLEYLHEKVQPSIIHRDIRSSNVLLFEDFKAKIADFNLSNQAPDMAARLHSTRVLGTFGYHAPEYAMTGQLTQKSDVYSFGVVLLELLTGRKPVDHTMPRGQQSLVTWATPRLSEDKVKQCVDPKLKGEYPPKAVAKLAAVAALCVQYESEFRPNMSIVVKALQPLLKAPVPVPALET is encoded by the exons ATGCGTCGTTGGCTTTGCTGTTCCTGTCAAGCAGAGGAGAGTTACCAAGCACATGAAAATGAGCACTTGAAAGCCCCCAAGGATCATACAGATG GAAATCATAGAAACTCAAGGGTGGCAGCTCCTGTCAAACCTGAAGTGCAAAAATCACCACCACCTATCGAAGTTCCTGCACTATCGTTGGAAGACTTGAAAGAGAAAACGGACAATTTTGGATCAAAGGCTTTGATTGGTGAGGGTTCTTATGGAAGAGTTTATTATGCCAGCTTGAACAATGGAAAAGCTGTGGCTGTGAAAAAGCTTGATGTTTCCACTGAGTCTGAGTCGAATGTGGAGTTTTTGACCCAG gtTTCCATGGTTTCAAGATTGAAGCATGACAATTTTGTAGAGTTGCAAGGTTACTGTGTTGAAGGAAATCTCCGTGTGCTTGCTTACGAGTTTGCAACAATGGGTTCACTtcatgacatattgcatg GAAGGAAGGGAGTTCAAGGGGCACAACCTGGTCCGGTTCTTGACTGGATGCAGAGGGTAAGAATTGCGGTTGATGCAGCAAGGGGCTTGGAATATTTGCACGAGAAGGTTCAACCTTCGATTATCCACAGAGATATTAGATCTAGCAATGTCCTTCTTTTTGAAGACTTCAAAGCGAAGATTGCAGATTTTAACCTCTCAAACCAGGCTCCTGACATGGCTGCTCGTCTTCATTCTACTCGTGTTTTGGGAACCTTCGGCTATCATGCACCTGA GTATGCAATGACCGGGCAGTTGACGCAGAAGAGTGATGTTTACAGTTTCGGGGTTGTCCTTTTAGAGCTTCTTACAGGGAGGAAACCTGTTGACCACACAATGCCTCGTGGACAGCAGAGTCTCGTTACCTGG gCTACTCCAAGACTGAGCGAAGATAAAGTCAAACAATGCGTAGATCCAAAACTGAAGGGAGAGTATCCTCCCAAAGCAGTTGCTAAG TTGGCAGCTGTGGCGGCATTATGCGTGCAGTATGAATCTGAGTTCCGTCCAAACATGAGCATCGTCGTCAAGGCTCTCCAACCGCTGTTGAAGGCTCCAGTGCCAGTACCAGCGCTGGAGACTTAA